In the Plasmodium chabaudi chabaudi strain AS genome assembly, chromosome: 13 genome, one interval contains:
- a CDS encoding WD repeat-containing protein, putative yields the protein MTQISIKEFDIYAAFQNEGYISSIDVLNNIIATTDTKNIVKIYDINEKKEKLTYKIEDIVINDIKLLKSFLEENEEGSTNFEIKECLFSAYENRKKCKIYHFDILNKKIIHIFEFPNEISDNSFALHPNTHIFIVSLKSKELLIYNIQNKSLLFNIKIQNEHCIASYNKTGIIYAYTPNINMIYLCSCFGDDYNDEYFANFDISKITDNKNICTHIDFSVDEKKMLVATKYNNIYTLDAYTGDLLYSYNFNYENSPINLSFHISYPIYSFDSNYVLSGGKDGNLHIWDVNGDFICKKEIENNVLFIKWVYNRAAFITTSNYLLIWQMPRKN from the exons ATGACTCAAATAAGCATTAAAGa gtttgatatatatgcagCTTTTCAAAACGAGGGATATATATCGAGTATAGACGTACTAAACAATATAATTGCTACAACagatacaaaaaatatcgtaaaaatatatgatataaatgaaaaaaaagaaaaattaacatataaaattgaagaTATAGTTATCAatgatattaaattattgaaAAGTTTTTTAGAAGAAAACGAAGAGGGTTCCAcaaattttgaaattaaAGAATGTTTATTTAGTGCATatgaaaatagaaaaaaatgtaagatatatcattttgatatattaaacaaaaaaataatacacatATTTGAATTCCCAAATGAAATTTCTGATAACAGTTTTGCATTACATCCtaatacacatatatttatagtatCATTAAAAAGCAAAgaattgttaatatataatatacaaaataaatcattgttatttaatataaaaattcaaaatgaaCATTGTATAGCTAGCTATAATAAAACaggaattatatatgcctACACAcctaatataaatatgatatactTATGCAGTTGTTTTGGGGATGATTATAATGACGAATATTTTGctaattttgatatttcaaaaataacagacaataaaaatatatgtactcATATTGATTTTTCTGttgacgaaaaaaaaatgcttgTAGCtactaaatataataatatttacacaTTGGATGCATATACAGGagatttattatattcttataattttaattatgaaaaCAGTCCTATAAATTTGTCATTTCACATATCATACCCAATTTACTCCTTTGACTCGAATTATGTACTATCGG gTGGAAAAGATGGAAACCTCCACATATGGGATGTAAATGGCGATTTTATATGCAAGAAAGAAATCGAAAATAATGTTTTGTTCATTAAATGGGTATATAACAGAGCCGCATTTATAACAA cTAGCAACTATCTCTTAATATGGCAAATGccaagaaaaaattaa
- a CDS encoding GTPase-activating protein, putative, with protein sequence MKETNNDVKDFVSEIRKIETWKYINEEMKTLFYLKKIIQEEIIMLKFTNNDKSGLINENKNEKLKTDDKTLKPKDSNINKSKLSRFLNSTISYDNYFNLKKPHKKNVTTLIKNDKFEKKQIKNNLIKDGIEQNGYNKHNHNEIKKDLINIDNFNNFEIVNDNLKKEYAPIIMKLNNYNISLNHNTKTIENKSPNYSELNNYYTNKTLAHSQVENEPMKSNEENCFDIFKREISNSDENDISIYKSSPEKNEISPSVKNKISFNFDNVSENDGDIKKRGNESGIGNIDSDRNSEENGMLKSEKKSIYYKYMQKKKNGLDKKGHMSISQNENNVHSNDTKNDDDLSSNICRIPLINNQMDTYISNDLILKKQAFMSMSLSQKKIYFAEHSKKINSIIKNEVINGIPDYLRGFVWQILLQSYTYKDRNYVEKSENNNKNQPKNSNQSNGCEKGYKYYLSINNKYESSIKKDINRTYPKHILFKNNYEKGQKILFNVLKAYSNYNQDLGYCQGMAFIVATFILYMNEEDSFYMLIALLDKYKLNDLFSSSMPLLNEYLYILDKLLLHFFPKIYNHLEKENVHSSMYASQWFITLFSYNINILYAIRIWDFFFIHNYTFLFKVALAFFKLQEEEILKESFEEILNRLKVLSKHVELDVLIETALDIKIKNGLISKIVSEYKSQNVGLHYQG encoded by the coding sequence atgaaggaaacaaataatgatgTTAAGGATTTTGTGTCGGAAATTCGGAAAATTGAAAcatggaaatatattaatgaagAGATGAAAactctattttatttgaaaaaaattattcaagAAGAAATTATAATGCTAAAATTTACCAACAATGATAAATCAggtttaataaatgaaaataaaaatgaaaaattaaagacaGACGATAAAACACTAAAACCAAAAGattcaaatattaataaaagtaaattGTCTCGCTTTCTGAATTCTACCATATCTTATGATAACTATTTTAACTTAAAGAAGCcgcataaaaaaaatgtgacaACACTGATAAAGAAtgataaatttgaaaaaaaacaaataaaaaataatttgataaagGATGGAATTGAACAAAATGGTTACAATAAACACAATCATAACGAGATAAAAAAggatttaattaatatagaCAATTTTAACAATTTCGAAATAGTTAAtgacaatttaaaaaaggaatatgctcctataataatgaaattaaataacTATAATATTTCCCTTAATcataatacaaaaacaaTCGAAAACAAAAGTCCTAATTATAGTGAACTTAACAATTATTATACTAACAAAACGTTAGCACATAGTCAAGTCGAAAATGAGCCTATGAAAAGCAATGAAGAAAATTgctttgatatttttaaaagggAAATTTCCAATAGTGATGAAAACGATATTTCTATTTATAAAAGTAGCCCtgagaaaaatgaaataagtCCAAgtgtgaaaaataaaatatcttttaattttgataatgtATCTGAAAATGATGGtgacattaaaaaaagaggaAATGAAAGTGGAATTGGAAATATAGATAGCGATCGTAATAGTGAAGAAAATGGCATGttaaaaagtgaaaaaaaaagtatttattataaatacatgcaaaaaaagaaaaatggaTTAGATAAAAAAGGGCATATGAGTATTtcacaaaatgaaaataatgtcCATTCTAATGacacaaaaaatgatgacgATCTAAGTTCTAACATTTGTAGAATACCCCTAATTAATAATCAGATGGacacatatatttctaatgacttaattttaaaaaaacaagcaTTCATGAGTATGTCACTatctcaaaaaaaaatatattttgcagaacatagtaaaaaaataaatagtataatAAAGAATGAAGTAATTAATGGTATTCCTGATTATTTAAGAGGGTTTGTATGGCAAATATTACTTCAATCATATACATACAAGGATCGAAATTATGTtgaaaaaagtgaaaataataataaaaatcagCCAAAAAATAGTAACCAGAGTAATGGATGTGAAAAAgggtataaatattatctaagtataaacaataaatatgaaagcTCCATTAAAAAGGATATTAATAGGACATATcctaaacatatattatttaaaaataattatgaaaaaggacaaaaaatattatttaatgttttaaaagCATATAGTAATTATAACCAAGATTTAGGATACTGTCAAGGAATGGCTTTTATAGTTGcaacatttatattatatatgaatgaagaagattctttttatatgttaatAGCATTActagataaatataaattaaatgatttattttcttctagTATGCctttattaaatgaatatttatatatattagataaattattattacatttttttccaaagATATATAACCatttagaaaaagaaaacgtTCATTCAAGTATGTATGCATCTCAATGGTTTATAACGCTTTTTTCttataacataaatattttatatgcaatAAGAATATgggattttttttttatacataattatacttttctttttaaagTAGCTcttgcattttttaaattacaaGAAGAAGAGATACTAAAGGAATCGTTTGAAGAAATACTAAATAGACTTAAGGTATTATCAAAACATGTTGAATTAGATGTGTTGATTGAAACTGCTttggatataaaaataaaaaatggctTGATTAGCAAAATTGTATCTGAATATAAATCACAAAATGTGGGATTACACTACCAAGGATAA
- a CDS encoding RNA-binding protein, putative has protein sequence MESNENDHNEVKSKSEESHDERDRKHRSHIRRHSRRDNSRKRSRSRSDRRNSSNANNDDESKSDRRRKKRSDAKSESNENSDESSSEKSNHSSSDEHRRRRRRSRERRESRRSIERDNSRGRHSRRDRDRDRDRDRDRDGRRKRRPRLNRNISSSHERSRSRERRRRRLQAECIRRSGGFKKLADMEGHETTNVFWDGFQWVAKTNNNSNQLDPAVMNSTRKLRRLYFGNLPLHLGLTENAFQEIVWDEMKKRKFCNNENINPVLYVWFAKDKGNYGFVEFSTVEETEKALTMDGMLCKGVAIKISRPNDYSTNSVKHNPSLLINKQNVNLLAAISANLQAGIAGSANATDNMNLPNYSGVGTNLYGNKPLPPPGAPPGAPPGPPPLPGLKEMNDQNIQTKYLRVLEIVSPESINDEDYESILDDIKDGFHSQGIIINAVLINQEYSKNTPFNAGDVIIEFENTNSVDNSIITMSNRKYEGKPIRMSKMDENTYNTYITPIIEKIYDRKN, from the exons atggaatcaaatgaaaatgatcaTAACGAAGTTAAAAGTAAATCTGAAGAAAGTCATGACGAAAGGGATCGCAAGCACAGATCACACATAAGACG CCATTCAAGAAGGGACAACTCCCGAAAGAGGAGCCGGTCAAGATCGGATCGAAGAAACTCATCGAATGCAAATAATGACGATGAATCTAAAAGTGATAGAcgacgaaaaaaaagaagtgATGCAAAATCGGAGAGCAATGAAAATTCAGATGAATCCAGTTCAGAAAAATCGAACCATAGTAGTTCTGATGAACatagaagaagaagaagacGTAGTAGAGAAAGAAGAGAAAGTCGGAGAAGTATCGAACGAGATAATAGTCGGGGAAGGCATAGCCGACGGGACCGAGATAGAGACAGGGACCGCGATCGCGACCGAGATGGACGAAGGAAAAGAAGGCCTAGACtaaatagaaatatatcatcatcTCATGAAAGGTCAAGATCTAGAgaaagaagaagaagaagattACAAGCTGAATGTATAAGAAGATCAGGaggttttaaaaaattagcaGATATGGAAGGACATGAAACTACAAATGTTTTTTGGGATGGTTTTCAATGGGTAGCTAAAACAAATAACAATAGTAATCAATTAGATCCAGCTGTTATGAATTCAACGAGAAAATTACGAAGATTATATTTTGGAAATTTACCACTCCATTTAGGATTAACTGAAAATGCATTTCAAGAAATAGTATGGgatgaaatgaaaaaaagaaaattttgtaataacgaaaatataaatcctGTTTTATATGTTTGGTTTGCTAAAGATAAAGGGAATTATGGTTTTGTTGAATTTTCAACTGTTGAAGAAACAGAAAAAGCTTTAACAATGGATGGTATGTTATGTAAAGGTGTcgcaataaaaatatcacGTCCTAATGATTACTCTACAAATTCTGTCAAGCATAATCCAAGCTTATTAAtcaataaacaaaatgttAATTTACTTGCTGCAATTAGCGCCAATTTACAAGCAGGAATAGCAGGTTCTGCCAATGCTACAGATAATATGAATCTTCCAAATTATTCAGGGGTAGGTACAAACttatatggaaataaaCCACTACCTCCCCCAGGTGCACCACCAGGCGCGCCCCCAGGACCTCCACCTTTACCAGGTCTCAAAGAAATGAATGatcaaaatatacaaacaaaatatttaagagTTTTAGAAATTGTATCTCCTGAATCAATTAATGATGAAGATTATGAATCGATATTAGATGATATAAAAGATGGATTTCATAGTCAaggtattattataaatgcagttttaataaatcaagAATATTCAAAGAATACTCCCTTTAATGCTGGTGATGTAATTATCgaatttgaaaatacaaattcaGTTGATAATAGTATCATTACTATGTCTAATCGAAAATATGAGGGAAAGCCAATACGTATGTCTAAGATGGATGAAAATACGTacaatacatatataactccgataattgaaaaaatatacgaTCGAAAGAATTGA
- a CDS encoding translation initiation factor eIF-2B subunit gamma, putative, whose amino-acid sequence MTSVNQSRAPSGGFVEFQVVILTNDENGFSSELSESTCKGLLKVSNRCMIYYIVKNIIEQKLKYITIVVNNKYYDDMVKYINEEFPDNYKSDDKKNKNSYCIDIEPYTTDANEEIGSIQSLLHIRDKIKSDFIVVNTDILGFVDFHSLANLFRGENALCAMLLLEENDVNNNNKKKKEMNEEYLNLENNVWVCIDKNSKVVSIADAVTMKQDGKLKIPKINLLRHKKFILKTDLVDSHVYIFKNYVLDIIEKKKNFSSIKYDLIPYLVNIQNMEKIGEYYNKSEFKFNMYKTLISEYSADQSQNENPGNEINTNGTTNVHENVENVVCYVQPKMNGFCQRINNIPNFFKANLLFCVTRHEQLKDVVPPYFFFLPSDKVQSYKDCIIGSGFEHEESISLKKSVLGKNVKIKKNSNINRSICMDNITINEGCQIQNSIICNHVVIEENCKLIDCIVRENCVIEKNSIYEKETLPLFIS is encoded by the exons ATGACAAGTGTAAACCAATCGAGAGCGCCTTCTGGGGGCTTCGTTGAATTTCAAGTTgtaatattaacaaatgaTGAGAATGGATTTTCTTCTGAATTAAGTGAAAGTACATGTAAGGGTTTACTAAAAGTGAGTAATAGGTGtatgatttattatatagttaaaaatataatagaacAGAaacttaaatatattacaattgttgttaataacaaatattatgatgatatggtaaaatatatcaatgaAGAATTTCctgataattataaatcggatgataaaaaaaataaaaatagttacTGTATAGATATAGAGCCATATACTACCGATGCTAATGAAGAAATAGGATCTATTCAGTCGTTGCTTCATATAAGAGATAAAATCAAA TCTGACTTTATAGTTGTTAATACGGATATCCTTGGCTTCGTCGATTTCCATTCCTTAGCAA aTTTATTTCGGGGGGAGAATGCCTTATGTGCTATGTTACTACTCGAAGAAAATGATgtcaataataataataaaaaaaaaaaagaaatgaatgaagaatatttaaatttagaaaataatgtatgGGTATGCATTGACAAAAATAGTAAGGTTGTGAGTATAGCTGATGCAGTAACTATGAAACAAGATgggaaattaaaaattccaaaaataaatttattacgtcataaaaaatttatattaaaaacagACTTGGTAGATAgccatgtatatatttttaaaaattatgtattagatataattgaaaaaaaaaaaaacttttctAGTATTAAG TATGATTTAATCCCATACTTAGTAAACATTCAgaatatggaaaaaattgGGG aatattataacaaaTCCGAGTTCAAGTTCAACATGTACAAGACACTAATTAGTGAATACTCTGCTGACCAGTCCCAAAATGAAAATCCTGGAAATGAAATTAATACAAACGGAACGACCAATGTG CACGAAAATGTTGAAAATGTTGTTTGCTATGTCCAACCAAAAATGAATGGCTTTTGTCAGcgaattaataatattcccAATTTCTTTAAGGCAAACTTATTG TTTTGCGTGACTCGACACGAACAATTAAAGGACGTCGTACCCccatacttttttttcctcCCTAGTGATAAAGTTCAATCC TATAAAGATTGCATAATTGGAAGCGGATTCGAGCATGAGGAAAGTATCAGTTTGAAAAAATCAGTCCTTG gtaaaaatgtgaaaataaaaaaaaattcaaatataaatcgATCAATTTGTATGGACAATATAACCATTAACGAAGGTTGCCAAATCCAAAACTCAATCATTTGCAACCATGTTGTTATTGAAGAGAACTGTAAG CTGATCGATTGTATAGTTCGCGAAAATTGtgttatagaaaaaaacagCATTTATGAAAAGGAAACCTTACCCCTATTCATttcttaa